One Gordonia mangrovi genomic region harbors:
- a CDS encoding DUF4178 domain-containing protein produces the protein MEFLLIIIVALLLIIAVVVVFNFLGSRQARRSESEALKQRAYGPRDPFSTADDDAVRGNPRHLKPGDLVELRGETFAVRGTLRLSQSGFEWTENFLDTGTGRKAWISVEDDPDLEVVLWHELSGVTLTPGPDAVELDGRRYHSDEAGSADFFSTGTTGLNDRGSMRYHDYEAGDERLSFEDFGSGWECARGEVIARSEYRIYPTDPTPGT, from the coding sequence GTGGAGTTCTTGCTGATCATCATCGTGGCCTTGCTGCTGATCATCGCGGTGGTCGTGGTGTTCAACTTCCTGGGCAGCCGCCAGGCACGACGGTCTGAGTCCGAGGCCCTCAAGCAGCGTGCCTACGGCCCCAGGGACCCGTTCTCGACGGCGGACGACGACGCGGTCCGCGGCAACCCGCGGCATCTCAAGCCCGGGGATCTGGTGGAACTGCGCGGTGAGACGTTCGCGGTGCGCGGCACACTGCGGCTGTCGCAGAGCGGCTTCGAGTGGACCGAGAATTTTCTCGACACCGGCACCGGCCGCAAGGCCTGGATCTCCGTGGAAGACGATCCGGACCTCGAGGTGGTCCTGTGGCACGAACTGAGCGGGGTCACCCTCACACCAGGGCCGGACGCCGTCGAGCTCGACGGGCGGCGCTACCACTCCGATGAGGCCGGTTCGGCCGACTTCTTCTCCACCGGCACCACCGGGCTGAACGACCGCGGATCGATGCGGTACCACGACTACGAAGCCGGTGACGAGCGGTTGTCCTTCGAGGACTTCGGTTCCGGCTGGGAATGCGCGCGCGGCGAGGTCATCGCGCGCAGTGAATACCGCATCTACCCCACCGACCCGACGCCCGGCACGTGA
- a CDS encoding Hsp20/alpha crystallin family protein, translating to MALPARRASDIAFWSPFRVFDDARNRELAEFGSRFNELVDAAFGGVEPARGWTPAVTIEETDEAYVLEAELPGIKREDIHVELDGGVVHLHGETTEVERTGEVRHQTRRTGTFDYRVSLPVEVDADQVSAGLTDGVLRLHLAKATPTKPRSIEISET from the coding sequence ATGGCACTGCCCGCACGACGTGCATCCGACATCGCATTCTGGAGCCCGTTCCGGGTCTTCGACGACGCCCGCAACCGTGAGCTGGCCGAGTTCGGATCCCGGTTCAACGAACTCGTCGACGCCGCCTTCGGTGGTGTCGAACCCGCCCGCGGGTGGACTCCCGCAGTGACCATCGAGGAGACCGACGAGGCCTACGTCCTCGAGGCCGAACTCCCCGGCATCAAACGCGAGGACATCCACGTGGAACTCGACGGTGGCGTCGTCCACCTGCACGGGGAGACGACCGAGGTCGAGCGCACGGGCGAGGTGCGTCATCAGACGCGCCGGACCGGCACGTTCGACTACCGGGTGTCCCTGCCGGTCGAAGTGGACGCCGACCAGGTCTCCGCCGGGCTCACCGACGGAGTTCTCCGCCTGCACCTCGCGAAGGCGACTCCGACCAAGCCGCGCTCGATCGAGATCTCGGAGACCTGA
- a CDS encoding nitrate ABC transporter substrate-binding protein codes for MTPRSPFATRTVRAVTLATAAICATALAGCGSDSDTETAAASSLQPAPAEYDLSTVCPENVVVQLQWQPQSDMAGVIGLLGPGYSIDTDTKSVTGPLVFDGGDTGVDITLRAGGPAIGFQSVPSAMYADDSIDLGLVHGDQLIAAATDQRVVGVTPLLQYNPSILMWDPQTHPDQTTIADIGKTDETVVVSKDQIFPQWLVAKGLLKESQLDTSYDGAPARFVGDPTIAQQGFANSEPYTYEHETPSWNKPIAYAMVKDAGYDVYASNVSVRADRLEEMSPCLEKLVPMIQQTGKDYVGSPEAINATIVDWVSADVGFTPYSEGEAAYSAELLKDKAVIAPGTDGVWGSYDMAKAQSNIDDLTPILNGGGAGLPTQLPADQLFTAEFISDQVR; via the coding sequence ATGACCCCTCGTTCCCCATTCGCCACCCGCACAGTTCGGGCGGTGACGCTGGCGACCGCCGCCATCTGCGCCACCGCACTCGCGGGATGCGGCAGCGATTCCGACACCGAGACCGCCGCGGCGTCGAGCCTGCAGCCGGCTCCCGCCGAGTACGACCTCAGCACTGTCTGCCCGGAGAACGTCGTCGTGCAGCTGCAATGGCAGCCGCAGTCGGACATGGCCGGCGTGATCGGCCTGCTCGGACCGGGGTACAGCATCGACACCGACACCAAGTCGGTGACCGGCCCCCTGGTGTTCGACGGCGGGGACACCGGCGTGGACATCACCCTGCGCGCCGGCGGGCCCGCGATCGGCTTCCAGTCGGTTCCGTCGGCGATGTACGCCGACGATTCGATCGACCTGGGGCTCGTGCACGGTGATCAGCTGATCGCCGCCGCCACCGACCAGCGGGTCGTCGGCGTGACGCCACTGTTGCAGTACAACCCGTCGATCCTGATGTGGGATCCGCAGACGCATCCCGATCAGACCACCATCGCCGACATCGGCAAGACCGACGAGACCGTGGTGGTCAGCAAGGATCAGATCTTTCCGCAATGGCTGGTCGCCAAGGGTCTGCTGAAGGAGAGCCAGCTCGACACCAGCTATGACGGTGCGCCGGCCCGCTTCGTCGGCGATCCGACCATCGCCCAGCAGGGCTTCGCGAATTCCGAGCCCTACACCTACGAGCACGAGACCCCGTCGTGGAACAAACCCATCGCCTACGCGATGGTCAAGGACGCCGGCTACGACGTCTACGCCTCGAACGTCTCGGTGCGCGCGGACCGGCTGGAGGAGATGTCGCCGTGCCTGGAGAAGCTCGTGCCGATGATCCAGCAGACCGGCAAGGACTACGTGGGCTCGCCGGAGGCCATCAACGCGACGATCGTCGATTGGGTGTCCGCCGACGTCGGGTTCACGCCGTACTCCGAGGGCGAGGCCGCCTACTCCGCCGAACTGTTGAAAGACAAGGCCGTCATCGCACCCGGCACCGACGGCGTATGGGGTAGCTACGACATGGCCAAGGCGCAGTCGAACATCGACGACCTGACCCCGATCCTCAACGGCGGGGGCGCCGGACTGCCGACACAGTTGCCCGCCGACCAGCTGTTCACCGCGGAGTTCATCAGCGATCAGGTGCGCTGA
- a CDS encoding ABC transporter ATP-binding protein — protein MNLFDTMNDADARHLTKGIVISAAGVTKQFGSGTRALDGVDVDVADGDFVAVVGPSGCGKSTLLRMAAGLEQPTDGSVALATDSVGFIFQEPTLLPWRSVRANVELCAEIARLPKAERRVRAQRAIDAVGLSGFEGQRPRMLSGGMKMRASLARTLTSEPQVMLLDEPFGALDEMTRLDMQAELQRLYADRGFTAMFITHSVSEAVFLANRVIVMSARPGRIVADIRIDFPYPRDPDLRYDNRFTEHVADISETLRGAR, from the coding sequence ATGAACCTCTTCGACACCATGAATGATGCTGACGCGCGTCATCTCACCAAGGGCATCGTGATCTCGGCGGCCGGCGTCACCAAACAGTTCGGGTCGGGCACCCGGGCCCTCGACGGCGTCGACGTCGACGTCGCCGACGGGGACTTCGTGGCGGTCGTCGGACCGTCCGGATGTGGCAAGTCGACCCTGTTGCGAATGGCGGCCGGCCTCGAGCAGCCGACCGACGGCAGCGTCGCACTCGCCACCGACTCGGTGGGCTTCATCTTCCAGGAGCCCACCCTGCTGCCCTGGCGATCGGTGCGGGCCAACGTCGAGCTCTGCGCCGAGATCGCGCGCCTGCCCAAGGCGGAGCGTCGCGTCCGCGCTCAACGCGCCATCGATGCGGTCGGTTTGAGCGGGTTCGAGGGGCAGCGCCCGCGCATGTTGTCGGGCGGCATGAAGATGCGTGCCTCGCTGGCGCGCACCCTCACCTCCGAGCCGCAGGTGATGTTGCTCGACGAACCCTTCGGCGCCCTCGACGAGATGACCCGCCTGGACATGCAGGCCGAACTGCAGCGGTTGTACGCCGATCGCGGGTTCACGGCCATGTTCATCACCCATTCGGTGTCGGAGGCCGTCTTCCTCGCCAACCGGGTGATCGTGATGTCGGCGCGCCCGGGCCGGATCGTCGCCGACATCCGCATCGACTTCCCCTACCCGCGAGACCCAGATCTTCGCTACGACAACCGGTTCACCGAACACGTCGCGGACATCTCCGAAACCCTGCGAGGTGCACGATGA
- a CDS encoding ABC transporter permease, translated as MTTTTASITTPSAASTSATRSSDPTPADSTHAPIGGPPSSRGRRFANSFVRYGLPPLISLAVGIGLWYCVSYLILSPTRRFLLPPPHDVLTNSLLDPDHVGPMLDALWVTAKVSIVGFAFAALVGVAIGVVMSRGSLLERAIYPWAVVLQVIPVLAIVPLIGLWFGYGMVARTIVCVIIAIFPIIANTHFGLVSVDRGSHELFTLSKASTAQRLVKLEFPSALPSMMTGFRTASGLVVVGAIIGDMFFAKGEPGIGTLLDIYRARLQSDDLIAAIVLASLFGIAVFGIFSVLNAFVNRRR; from the coding sequence ATGACCACCACCACCGCGTCCATCACCACACCATCCGCCGCGTCGACATCGGCTACGCGGTCCAGCGATCCGACGCCGGCCGACAGCACTCACGCACCGATCGGCGGACCGCCGTCGAGTCGTGGCCGACGATTCGCCAATTCGTTTGTGCGGTACGGCCTTCCGCCCTTGATCTCGTTGGCCGTCGGCATCGGTCTCTGGTACTGCGTCTCGTACCTGATCCTGAGTCCGACGCGACGGTTTCTGCTTCCGCCGCCGCACGATGTGCTCACCAATTCACTACTCGACCCCGATCACGTCGGACCGATGCTCGACGCGCTGTGGGTCACCGCCAAGGTCAGTATCGTGGGATTCGCCTTCGCCGCCCTTGTCGGCGTCGCCATCGGTGTGGTGATGAGCCGCGGGTCGTTGCTCGAGCGGGCCATCTATCCGTGGGCTGTTGTACTGCAGGTGATCCCGGTATTGGCGATCGTGCCGCTGATCGGTTTGTGGTTCGGCTACGGCATGGTGGCACGCACCATCGTCTGCGTGATCATCGCGATCTTCCCGATCATCGCCAATACCCACTTCGGCCTGGTATCGGTCGACCGGGGGTCGCACGAACTGTTCACGCTGTCGAAGGCGTCCACCGCTCAGCGGCTCGTCAAACTCGAGTTCCCGTCGGCGCTCCCGTCGATGATGACCGGTTTCCGCACCGCCTCGGGCCTCGTGGTGGTCGGCGCCATCATCGGCGACATGTTCTTCGCCAAGGGAGAACCCGGCATCGGCACCCTCCTCGACATCTACCGGGCCCGACTGCAATCCGACGATCTCATCGCCGCCATCGTGCTCGCCTCGTTGTTCGGTATCGCCGTGTTCGGGATCTTCAGCGTGCTCAACGCGTTCGTGAATCGTCGCCGGTGA
- a CDS encoding isopenicillin N synthase family dioxygenase, translating to MFNVPVIDISSYVDPHGSAADRARVARELDAACSTVGFVQVVGHGIPAATIDGLIAALDEFYALPLDVKKRYTRPGENRGYSPPKSESLSMSLGVAAANQMNDFYEAFTVGSERGWFAGLDLPETSYARNTWPVAAPGFRTAVEAWFAAARGVSRVLLTACTDALDLPTAYFDDLTDHSIDALKMNNYTLPEGEIELAGELTGMGAHTDFGILTVLWADQVPGLQVLDVDGVWHDVQPADGALLVNLGDAMARWTNDRWRSTVHRVDPPVVDGRIIRRRSAAFFFDGNHDAVIETLPGCASAERPGYPPITVAENIDAKLAGMKTGVAPEFADREAQRVMAAR from the coding sequence ATGTTCAACGTCCCCGTCATCGATATCTCCAGCTACGTCGACCCGCATGGATCAGCCGCCGACCGCGCTCGAGTCGCCCGCGAGCTCGATGCGGCCTGCAGCACGGTCGGCTTCGTGCAGGTCGTGGGCCACGGTATCCCCGCGGCCACGATCGACGGACTCATTGCCGCCCTCGACGAGTTCTATGCTCTACCGCTCGACGTCAAGAAGCGCTACACCCGGCCAGGCGAGAACCGCGGCTACAGCCCGCCCAAGAGCGAATCGCTGAGTATGAGCCTCGGGGTGGCCGCGGCGAATCAGATGAACGACTTCTACGAGGCCTTCACAGTGGGCTCCGAACGAGGCTGGTTCGCCGGCCTCGACCTGCCCGAGACGAGCTATGCCCGCAACACGTGGCCGGTCGCCGCCCCTGGTTTCCGCACGGCCGTCGAGGCCTGGTTCGCCGCCGCCCGTGGGGTGTCGCGCGTGCTGCTGACCGCGTGCACCGACGCCCTCGATTTGCCGACGGCCTATTTCGACGATCTGACCGACCATTCGATCGACGCGTTGAAGATGAACAACTACACCCTGCCCGAGGGCGAGATCGAGCTCGCCGGCGAACTCACCGGGATGGGAGCGCACACCGACTTCGGCATCCTGACCGTGCTGTGGGCCGACCAGGTGCCCGGCCTCCAGGTCCTCGACGTGGACGGCGTCTGGCACGACGTCCAACCCGCCGACGGTGCCCTACTGGTGAACCTCGGCGACGCGATGGCGCGGTGGACCAACGACCGATGGCGCTCCACGGTGCATCGGGTGGACCCGCCGGTGGTCGACGGCCGGATCATCCGTCGCCGGTCGGCGGCCTTCTTCTTCGACGGCAACCATGACGCGGTGATCGAGACATTGCCCGGCTGCGCGAGCGCCGAGCGACCCGGCTATCCGCCGATCACCGTCGCCGAGAACATCGACGCCAAGCTCGCCGGGATGAAGACGGGAGTGGCTCCCGAGTTCGCCGACCGCGAAGCCCAGCGTGTGATGGCTGCACGATGA
- a CDS encoding GntR family transcriptional regulator yields MSISDSLPSTRSAGSDGALLTQAVLRRLRDEIFSGALEPGTSLSVPGLAARLEVSRSPVREAVQQLVVDGLAVYTPRAGAKVAHLDDDMLRHVFQVREVLDGLAAREATTRVTLADLGELWERVREQEAYLQTAADHRRDADLDLDFHTAVRGHSGNKPLCDALFRLDTQTHLYRSDMWSHDVNRRLAVAEHRRIVAALEAGDADEAERAAKAHAAGVLVRLLRK; encoded by the coding sequence ATGAGCATTTCGGACAGCCTCCCGTCGACGCGATCGGCCGGGTCCGACGGCGCGCTGTTGACCCAGGCGGTGTTGCGCCGACTGCGCGACGAGATCTTCTCCGGCGCGTTGGAGCCGGGCACGTCGCTGTCGGTGCCGGGTCTCGCCGCCCGGCTCGAGGTGTCCCGCAGTCCTGTGCGGGAGGCGGTTCAGCAACTCGTGGTCGACGGCCTGGCGGTCTACACGCCGCGGGCGGGTGCGAAGGTCGCCCACCTCGACGACGACATGCTGCGGCACGTCTTCCAGGTGCGCGAGGTGCTCGACGGACTCGCCGCCCGGGAGGCCACCACACGGGTCACGCTCGCCGACCTGGGTGAGCTGTGGGAGCGGGTGCGCGAGCAGGAGGCCTACCTGCAGACCGCCGCCGATCACCGGCGCGACGCAGACCTGGACCTCGATTTCCACACCGCGGTCCGCGGGCACTCGGGCAACAAACCCCTGTGTGATGCGTTGTTCCGGCTCGACACCCAAACGCACCTCTACCGCTCCGACATGTGGAGTCACGACGTGAACAGGCGGCTGGCCGTGGCCGAGCATCGCCGGATCGTCGCCGCGCTGGAGGCCGGTGACGCCGACGAAGCCGAGCGCGCGGCTAAGGCTCACGCCGCCGGTGTGCTCGTCCGGTTGTTGCGGAAGTGA
- the groL gene encoding chaperonin GroEL (60 kDa chaperone family; promotes refolding of misfolded polypeptides especially under stressful conditions; forms two stacked rings of heptamers to form a barrel-shaped 14mer; ends can be capped by GroES; misfolded proteins enter the barrel where they are refolded when GroES binds): MAKQIAFDEEARRGLERGLNSLADAVKVTLGPKGRNVVLEKKWGAPTITNDGVSIAKEIELEDPYEKIGAELVKEVAKKTDDVAGDGTTTATVLAQALVREGLRNVAAGANPMGLKRGIEKATEAVTESLLKSAKEVETKEQIAATAGISAGDPSIGELIAEAMDKVGKEGVITVEEAQTFGLQLELTEGMRFDKGYISGYFVTDADRQEAVLEDPYILLVSGKVSTVKDLLPLLEKVIQAGKPLLIIAEDVEGEALSTLVVNKIRGTFKSVAVKAPGFGDRRKAMLADIAILTGGEVISEEVGLSLESAGIELLGTARKVVVTKDETTIVDGSGDADAIAGRVAQIRSEIENSDSDYDREKLQERLAKLAGGVAVIKAGAATEVELKERKHRIEDAVRNAKAAVEEGIVAGGGVALLQSEAAIDGISLEGDEATGANIVKVALSAPAKQIAINAGLEPGVVADKILNSPKGTGLNAATGAYEDLLAAGINDPVKVTRSALQNAASIAALFLTTEAVVADKPEKNPAPAMPGGDEMGGMGF, encoded by the coding sequence ATGGCCAAGCAAATCGCGTTCGACGAAGAGGCCCGCCGCGGTCTCGAGCGTGGCCTCAACAGCCTCGCCGACGCAGTCAAGGTGACGTTGGGCCCCAAGGGCCGCAACGTCGTCCTGGAGAAGAAGTGGGGCGCCCCCACCATCACCAACGACGGTGTGTCCATCGCCAAGGAGATCGAGCTCGAGGATCCCTACGAGAAGATCGGCGCCGAGCTCGTCAAGGAAGTCGCCAAGAAGACCGACGACGTCGCCGGCGACGGCACCACCACCGCCACCGTTCTCGCCCAGGCTCTCGTCCGTGAGGGCCTGCGCAACGTCGCTGCCGGCGCCAACCCGATGGGTCTGAAGCGCGGCATCGAGAAGGCCACCGAGGCCGTCACCGAGTCGCTGCTCAAGAGCGCCAAGGAGGTCGAGACCAAGGAGCAGATCGCTGCCACCGCGGGCATCTCGGCCGGCGACCCGTCCATCGGCGAGCTCATCGCCGAGGCCATGGACAAGGTCGGCAAGGAAGGCGTCATCACGGTCGAGGAGGCTCAGACCTTCGGCCTGCAGCTCGAGCTCACCGAGGGCATGCGCTTCGACAAGGGCTACATCTCGGGCTACTTCGTGACCGACGCCGATCGTCAGGAAGCGGTCCTCGAGGATCCGTACATCCTGCTCGTCTCGGGCAAGGTCTCGACCGTCAAGGACCTGCTGCCGCTGCTGGAGAAGGTCATCCAGGCCGGCAAGCCGCTGCTGATCATCGCCGAGGACGTCGAGGGCGAAGCCCTGTCGACCCTGGTCGTGAACAAGATCCGTGGCACCTTCAAGTCCGTCGCCGTCAAGGCTCCGGGCTTCGGTGACCGTCGCAAGGCCATGCTGGCCGACATCGCCATCCTCACCGGTGGCGAGGTCATCAGCGAAGAGGTCGGTCTCTCGCTGGAGAGCGCCGGCATCGAGCTGCTCGGTACCGCTCGCAAGGTCGTCGTGACCAAGGACGAGACCACCATCGTCGACGGGTCGGGCGATGCCGACGCGATCGCCGGTCGCGTGGCGCAGATCCGAAGCGAGATCGAGAACAGCGACTCCGACTACGACCGTGAGAAGCTGCAGGAGCGTCTGGCCAAGCTGGCCGGCGGTGTTGCGGTCATCAAGGCGGGCGCGGCCACCGAGGTCGAGCTCAAGGAGCGCAAGCACCGCATCGAGGACGCCGTCCGCAACGCGAAGGCTGCCGTGGAAGAGGGCATCGTCGCCGGCGGTGGCGTGGCCCTGCTGCAGTCCGAGGCTGCCATCGACGGCATCTCGCTCGAGGGTGACGAGGCCACCGGCGCCAACATCGTCAAGGTTGCGCTGTCGGCTCCGGCCAAGCAGATCGCGATCAACGCGGGCCTCGAGCCCGGCGTCGTCGCCGACAAGATCCTCAACTCGCCGAAGGGCACCGGCCTCAACGCCGCCACCGGCGCATACGAGGACCTGCTCGCCGCCGGCATCAACGACCCGGTGAAGGTCACCCGCTCGGCGCTGCAGAACGCAGCCTCGATCGCGGCCCTGTTCCTCACCACCGAGGCCGTCGTCGCCGACAAGCCGGAGAAGAACCCGGCCCCGGCCATGCCGGGCGGCGACGAGATGGGTGGCATGGGCTTCTGA
- a CDS encoding tyrosine-protein phosphatase has product MRERSVDAVDLTTVANFRDLGGRETVDGRRVITGRIYRSAALHEASDTDRAYLDGLGLRAVYDLRSLAETDEEPDPVLDGAVGVHLDVLADAESVSAPANLDKVLSDPETVALANERLADGSGIERMLGAYRELVNLPSALRSYRGLFTGLLADDGPALFHCTAGKDRTGWAAAAFLSLLGVSRDAVYEDYLLTNDMFLPAVAHVFDGFAAAGGDPDLLRPLLGVQAAYLDAAFTELADRFGTIEDYFADGLGLDAAAQHALRDRYLDAD; this is encoded by the coding sequence ATGCGCGAACGTAGCGTCGATGCCGTCGACCTCACCACCGTCGCGAACTTCCGCGACCTCGGCGGCCGAGAGACAGTGGACGGCAGACGTGTCATCACCGGCCGTATCTACCGATCCGCCGCCCTCCATGAGGCCTCCGACACCGACCGTGCGTATCTCGACGGACTCGGGCTGCGGGCCGTCTACGACCTGCGTTCGCTGGCTGAGACCGACGAGGAGCCCGATCCCGTGCTCGACGGCGCCGTCGGTGTCCACCTCGACGTCCTCGCCGACGCCGAGTCGGTGAGCGCCCCGGCCAACCTGGACAAGGTGCTCTCCGATCCCGAGACCGTGGCCCTGGCCAACGAGCGGCTCGCCGACGGCAGTGGGATCGAGCGGATGCTCGGTGCCTACCGCGAACTGGTCAACCTGCCGAGCGCACTGCGGTCCTATCGCGGACTGTTCACCGGACTCCTTGCCGACGACGGGCCTGCGCTGTTCCATTGCACCGCCGGCAAGGACCGGACGGGGTGGGCGGCGGCGGCCTTCCTGTCTCTGCTCGGCGTGAGCCGCGACGCGGTCTACGAGGACTACCTGCTCACCAATGACATGTTCCTGCCCGCGGTGGCGCATGTCTTCGACGGCTTCGCCGCGGCCGGCGGCGATCCCGACCTGCTGCGCCCGTTGCTCGGCGTTCAGGCCGCCTACCTCGATGCCGCGTTCACCGAACTCGCCGACCGGTTCGGCACCATCGAGGACTACTTCGCTGACGGTCTCGGTCTCGACGCCGCCGCGCAACACGCACTTCGCGATCGCTACCTCGACGCCGACTGA
- a CDS encoding PaaI family thioesterase: MQPYIIMTTTSHSSPDAATGTDPLSMSGLDLLRAWHSDPERDARPSIGRLLGMTPKQIDEGLVTFAVTPQPDFANPLGTVHGGICATLLDSVMGCAVHTTLPAGVGYTTLELKINYIRAVATDAGELTATGAVIHAGGRTATAEGKVFSHDGKLVAHGTTTCIVFR; the protein is encoded by the coding sequence ATGCAACCATACATAATCATGACGACCACTTCGCATTCTTCGCCGGACGCCGCAACCGGCACCGATCCACTTTCGATGTCGGGACTCGACCTGCTTCGGGCCTGGCACTCCGACCCCGAGCGCGACGCTCGGCCCAGCATCGGGCGCCTGCTCGGCATGACCCCGAAGCAGATCGACGAAGGCTTGGTGACCTTCGCGGTGACCCCGCAACCCGATTTCGCCAATCCGCTCGGCACGGTGCACGGCGGCATCTGCGCCACCCTGCTCGATTCGGTGATGGGCTGCGCCGTGCACACCACGCTGCCCGCGGGCGTCGGCTATACGACACTGGAACTGAAGATCAACTACATCCGGGCGGTGGCGACCGACGCGGGCGAACTGACCGCAACCGGCGCCGTGATCCACGCCGGCGGGCGCACCGCGACCGCCGAGGGCAAGGTGTTCTCTCACGACGGCAAACTCGTGGCCCACGGCACCACCACGTGCATCGTGTTCCGCTGA
- a CDS encoding TetR/AcrR family transcriptional regulator: protein MATDPTPVTADASDGRGPRERMVVHAADLIGRDGVAATSIGDVIAASSAPRGSIYHHFPGGKTELMTEAVRHAGDFISHRISRERSATPAAAVTAIGDIWRRMLVNTDFEFGCPVLAGGLARRSEPEVADEAEQIFGRWTRLISARLIHEGVEVERADSLAQLIIAAIEGAVGLCQTQRSVEPLDRVIDELARLCDSAAA, encoded by the coding sequence ATGGCAACCGACCCCACGCCGGTGACAGCCGATGCGTCGGACGGGCGGGGTCCGCGCGAACGGATGGTGGTGCACGCCGCGGACCTGATCGGCCGAGACGGTGTCGCTGCGACGTCGATCGGGGACGTGATCGCGGCCAGTTCGGCACCGCGCGGATCGATCTATCATCACTTTCCCGGCGGCAAGACCGAGCTGATGACCGAAGCCGTGCGTCATGCCGGTGATTTCATCTCCCACCGGATCAGTCGTGAGCGGTCGGCGACACCGGCCGCGGCCGTCACCGCGATCGGCGACATCTGGCGGCGGATGCTGGTGAACACCGACTTCGAGTTCGGCTGTCCGGTGCTGGCCGGGGGACTGGCGCGGCGATCGGAGCCCGAGGTCGCCGACGAGGCCGAGCAGATCTTCGGCCGGTGGACCCGACTGATCTCCGCGCGCCTGATCCACGAGGGAGTCGAGGTCGAACGCGCGGATTCCCTGGCGCAGTTGATCATCGCCGCCATCGAAGGTGCGGTCGGGCTCTGCCAGACGCAGCGCAGCGTCGAACCGCTGGACCGGGTGATCGACGAATTGGCCCGGCTGTGCGACTCCGCCGCAGCCTGA
- a CDS encoding DUF4166 domain-containing protein: MAPVYRQILGSDFDRLHPNVAWRYSIDSTSGVAQIATGIYESVYVTSALPPPFFWHYAKRNALPPKSSRMVPFTQGHYCYIDELGRECLAVLRAFQYTNGTRNLNSLLVSGRGGLVDYFGDGPELLYPIEPSVTRSGELLLESGPMRWLGRGPKIGMKGMFATQMKYIEGWDESRQRFRCDATVRNPVIGEILHFRGWFTATDQACTLRDIPDEAWPLNLVDRET, from the coding sequence ATGGCGCCGGTATACCGGCAGATCCTGGGTTCGGACTTCGATCGCCTGCACCCCAACGTGGCGTGGCGCTACAGCATCGACTCCACGTCGGGGGTGGCGCAGATCGCCACCGGCATCTACGAATCGGTGTACGTCACCTCGGCGCTGCCGCCGCCGTTCTTCTGGCACTACGCCAAACGCAACGCTCTGCCGCCCAAGAGCAGCCGGATGGTGCCGTTCACCCAAGGCCACTACTGCTATATCGACGAGTTGGGACGGGAGTGTCTCGCCGTGCTGCGGGCATTCCAGTACACCAACGGCACGCGCAACCTGAACTCGCTGCTCGTCTCCGGGCGCGGTGGACTCGTCGACTACTTCGGGGACGGCCCCGAACTTCTCTATCCGATCGAACCGTCCGTCACCCGGTCGGGTGAGCTGCTCCTGGAGAGCGGGCCGATGCGCTGGCTCGGGCGGGGCCCGAAGATCGGGATGAAGGGCATGTTCGCCACGCAGATGAAGTACATCGAGGGCTGGGACGAGTCACGCCAGCGGTTCCGGTGTGACGCGACGGTCCGCAACCCGGTCATCGGTGAGATCCTGCATTTCCGCGGCTGGTTCACCGCCACCGACCAGGCGTGCACTCTGCGCGACATCCCCGACGAGGCGTGGCCGCTCAATCTCGTGGACCGCGAAACCTGA
- a CDS encoding SRPBCC family protein: MAVSAKTEFDVAAPPSVVMEVLMDIASLPDWSGPHREAEILTEHDDGAPHEVRVVVTAAGISDEQRLQYSWTEFTCTWDLIEANQLSEQHGVYTVTETESGSHIEFILDVELKIKLPGMIVKRAQKMAVDTARKGLTAEAERRHGG, encoded by the coding sequence ATGGCTGTCTCTGCGAAAACCGAATTCGATGTCGCCGCGCCCCCGTCCGTCGTGATGGAGGTGCTGATGGACATAGCGTCGCTGCCCGACTGGTCGGGCCCGCACCGGGAAGCCGAGATCCTCACCGAGCATGACGATGGCGCGCCGCACGAGGTGCGGGTCGTCGTGACGGCGGCGGGTATCTCCGACGAACAGAGGCTCCAATACAGCTGGACCGAATTCACCTGCACGTGGGATCTGATCGAGGCGAATCAGCTCAGCGAACAGCACGGCGTCTACACCGTGACAGAGACCGAGTCGGGCTCGCACATCGAGTTCATCCTCGACGTCGAGCTGAAGATCAAACTGCCGGGCATGATCGTCAAACGCGCCCAGAAGATGGCCGTTGACACCGCACGCAAGGGGCTGACCGCAGAGGCCGAGCGCCGCCACGGTGGCTGA